A portion of the Stella humosa genome contains these proteins:
- a CDS encoding cell division protein FtsX, which yields MSGRLLGRDPVSRTMPWMVAVMAFIAALSLALALAVEAAAARFGSGLSGNVTIEVPHDDAEGAADARAAQIVAGVTKVPGVLAATIVPRAVTAKLVEPWLGADLAGSGLAGAGLPLPTLVDVRVDPGNPPQAGMLSAITAAVSPAIRIDDHRSWLDQLLGWVTAVRLGAGAVLLCALLGIVLTIALATQAALEIHREVIEILHIIGARDTYIATQFQLQALRMGLQGGAAGAGLATLLLLVVGSTGLTQQSGMMPALELGTREWIAVAILPLLAGGIAVLVARRVVLRALARMM from the coding sequence ATGAGCGGCCGCCTGCTCGGCCGCGACCCCGTCAGCCGCACCATGCCGTGGATGGTTGCGGTCATGGCCTTCATCGCCGCCCTGTCGCTGGCGCTGGCCCTTGCGGTGGAAGCCGCGGCCGCCCGCTTCGGCTCCGGCCTGTCGGGCAACGTGACGATCGAGGTGCCGCACGACGATGCCGAGGGCGCCGCCGACGCCCGCGCCGCCCAGATCGTGGCGGGCGTGACCAAGGTGCCGGGGGTGCTGGCCGCCACGATCGTGCCGCGCGCCGTCACCGCCAAGCTGGTCGAGCCTTGGCTGGGCGCCGACCTGGCCGGAAGCGGCCTCGCCGGGGCCGGGCTGCCGCTGCCGACGCTGGTCGACGTGCGGGTCGATCCCGGCAATCCGCCCCAGGCCGGCATGCTGTCGGCGATAACGGCCGCCGTATCCCCCGCCATCCGCATCGACGACCACCGGTCCTGGCTCGACCAGCTGCTCGGCTGGGTGACGGCGGTGCGGCTGGGGGCCGGCGCGGTGCTGCTCTGCGCCCTGCTCGGCATCGTCCTGACGATCGCGCTGGCGACGCAGGCCGCACTCGAGATCCATCGCGAGGTGATCGAGATCCTGCATATCATCGGCGCGCGGGATACCTACATCGCCACCCAGTTCCAGTTGCAGGCCCTGCGCATGGGCCTGCAGGGCGGGGCCGCCGGCGCCGGCCTGGCCACGCTGCTGCTGCTGGTGGTCGGCAGCACCGGGCTGACGCAACAGTCGGGGATGATGCCCGCCCTCGAACTCGGCACGCGGGAATGGATCGCGGTCGCCATCCTGCCGCTGCTGGCCGGCGGCATCGCCGTCCTCGTCGCCCGGCGCGTCGTCCTGCGCGCGCTGGCGCGGATGATGTAG
- a CDS encoding D-glycero-alpha-D-manno-heptose-1,7-bisphosphate 7-phosphatase yields MRLILIDRDGVLNVDRPDSVRNPGELVPIPGSAAAVARLNAAGVRVAVVTNQAVVGRGIIGPDMLEQIHHRLADDLRRAGARIDAWFVCTDAPHAATARRKPGPGMLREAMDQFRIAPAETVMIGDAETDLEAALAAGCRRVLVRTGKGAATQARGIKPHLLPVAVHEDLAGAVEALLAPA; encoded by the coding sequence ATGCGCCTCATTCTCATCGACCGTGACGGGGTCCTGAACGTCGACCGGCCCGATTCGGTACGGAACCCGGGAGAGCTGGTGCCGATCCCTGGTTCGGCCGCCGCGGTGGCCCGGCTGAACGCCGCGGGCGTCCGTGTCGCCGTCGTGACCAACCAGGCGGTGGTCGGCCGCGGCATCATCGGGCCCGACATGCTGGAGCAGATCCACCACCGCCTGGCCGACGACCTGCGCCGCGCGGGCGCCCGGATCGACGCCTGGTTCGTCTGCACCGATGCCCCCCATGCCGCGACAGCGCGGCGCAAGCCCGGGCCCGGCATGCTGCGCGAGGCCATGGACCAGTTCCGCATCGCCCCCGCCGAGACCGTCATGATCGGCGACGCCGAGACCGACCTGGAAGCCGCCCTGGCCGCCGGCTGCCGGCGCGTGCTTGTGCGCACGGGCAAGGGGGCGGCGACGCAGGCCCGCGGGATCAAGCCCCATCTGCTGCCGGTGGCGGTGCACGAGGACCTGGCCGGGGCGGTGGAAGCTCTTCTCGCCCCCGCATGA
- a CDS encoding YdcF family protein, producing MIGRLLRRLRVLLALGGMAGLALAAGFVWFAESIPWASPDDDARTDAIVVLTGGADRIPVGVALLARGLAQKLFVSGVHPVVDLPTMLRDAVIEDASRQDAIALGHAAYNTRDNAVETAQWMEREGFRSLRLVTANYHLWRAELELRRRMPHIQFILHPVVPAQMKRDWWAWRGTTMLLAAEYVKYLWSIVRPRSST from the coding sequence ATGATCGGCCGGCTGCTGCGCCGCCTGCGCGTGCTGCTGGCCCTGGGCGGCATGGCTGGCCTGGCGCTGGCAGCGGGCTTCGTGTGGTTTGCCGAATCGATTCCCTGGGCGTCCCCCGACGACGACGCCCGGACCGACGCCATCGTGGTCCTGACCGGCGGGGCCGATCGCATCCCGGTCGGCGTGGCGCTGCTGGCTCGCGGGCTGGCGCAGAAGCTGTTCGTGTCGGGCGTCCACCCCGTCGTCGACCTGCCCACGATGCTGCGCGACGCCGTCATTGAGGACGCATCCCGCCAGGATGCGATCGCACTCGGCCACGCCGCCTACAACACCCGGGACAATGCGGTCGAAACCGCACAGTGGATGGAGCGGGAGGGCTTCCGGTCGCTGCGCCTGGTGACCGCCAACTATCACCTCTGGCGGGCGGAACTGGAGTTGCGGCGGCGCATGCCGCACATCCAGTTCATCCTGCACCCGGTCGTGCCGGCGCAGATGAAGCGGGACTGGTGGGCCTGGCGCGGCACGACGATGCTGCTCGCGGCCGAATATGTGAAGTATCTCTGGAGCATCGTCCGCCCGCGGAGCAGCACTTGA
- a CDS encoding lysophospholipid acyltransferase family protein — translation MTLARSILFNLAFFLWTVLLALVTWPALLLPRGATVAVYRFWSGGVAVLAAAIVGIRSRWIGLDQAPRGPVLYAAKHQSAWDTITMPGRLDEPAVVLKQELLRIPIYGGFVRRWGAIPVDRKAGASALRTMVADAKAAAAAGRSILIYPQGTRVAPGVSAPYQPGIAALYSQLGLPVVPVALNSGLYWGRRSFFKRAGTITVELLPAIPPGLDRREFLRRLEAATETATDRLVATAPTSAPPGSG, via the coding sequence TTGACCCTCGCCCGATCCATCCTGTTCAACCTCGCCTTCTTCCTGTGGACCGTGCTGCTGGCGCTGGTGACCTGGCCGGCGCTGCTGCTGCCGCGCGGCGCCACCGTGGCCGTGTATCGTTTCTGGTCGGGCGGGGTCGCCGTCCTGGCGGCGGCCATCGTCGGCATCCGCAGCCGCTGGATCGGCCTCGACCAGGCGCCGCGCGGCCCGGTGCTCTATGCCGCCAAGCACCAGTCGGCCTGGGACACGATCACTATGCCGGGCCGGCTGGACGAGCCGGCGGTGGTCCTGAAGCAGGAGCTGCTGCGCATCCCGATCTATGGCGGCTTCGTGCGGCGCTGGGGGGCGATCCCGGTCGACCGCAAGGCCGGCGCATCGGCGCTGCGCACGATGGTGGCCGACGCCAAGGCCGCCGCGGCCGCCGGCCGGTCCATCCTCATCTATCCGCAGGGCACGCGGGTGGCGCCGGGGGTCTCCGCCCCCTACCAGCCGGGAATCGCCGCCCTCTACAGCCAGCTTGGCCTGCCGGTGGTGCCGGTCGCCCTCAATTCCGGGCTCTACTGGGGGCGCCGGTCGTTCTTCAAGCGCGCCGGCACGATCACGGTGGAACTGCTGCCGGCGATACCGCCGGGGCTCGACCGGCGGGAGTTCCTGCGACGGCTGGAGGCCGCGACCGAGACCGCGACCGATCGTCTGGTCGCAACTGCCCCTACCAGTGCTCCCCCAGGATCCGGCTGA
- a CDS encoding glycosyltransferase family A protein: MPRFSIVVVHFDGVIDDATLHRGLGSLEAQTFADFEVLLYHDGPTRRRLDPAELQARYPHVARVTKTMVRHNDWGHSLRDIGIRAAAGEYIVHFNADNLLYPFALEEIDRELRRFRGVYFTKARDAVFDANDIVVFPILMRGMHTDGRIIWRDPKVSGDGAMPALVSTGYPARLHNIDCMQLVMRRTTWLAEGGWSDRTANADGNLYGPLVDRYGARFVSRILGEHW; the protein is encoded by the coding sequence ATGCCGCGCTTCAGCATCGTCGTGGTGCATTTCGACGGCGTCATCGACGATGCCACCCTGCATCGCGGCCTGGGCTCGCTGGAGGCGCAGACCTTCGCCGACTTCGAGGTCCTGCTCTATCACGACGGCCCGACCCGGCGCCGGCTCGACCCGGCAGAGCTGCAGGCACGCTATCCCCACGTCGCGCGCGTGACCAAGACCATGGTGCGCCACAACGACTGGGGCCACAGCCTGCGCGACATCGGCATCCGCGCGGCGGCGGGCGAATACATCGTCCACTTCAATGCCGACAACCTGCTCTACCCCTTCGCGCTGGAGGAGATCGACCGCGAGCTGCGGCGGTTCCGCGGGGTCTATTTCACCAAGGCCAGGGACGCGGTGTTCGACGCCAACGACATCGTCGTCTTTCCCATCCTGATGCGCGGCATGCATACCGACGGCCGCATCATCTGGCGCGACCCCAAGGTGTCGGGCGACGGCGCGATGCCGGCCCTGGTGTCGACCGGCTATCCCGCGCGCCTGCACAATATCGACTGCATGCAACTCGTGATGCGGCGCACCACCTGGCTGGCGGAGGGCGGTTGGTCCGACCGCACCGCCAATGCCGACGGCAATCTCTACGGCCCCCTGGTCGACCGCTACGGCGCCCGTTTCGTCAGCCGGATCCTGGGGGAGCACTGGTAG
- a CDS encoding adenosylcobalamin-dependent ribonucleoside-diphosphate reductase has protein sequence MVSVAAISQQIWDMKYRLKGPDGAPVDRTIEETWQRVAGAVAAGETAPALWQDRFYAALEGFRFLPAGRIVAGAGTGRTVTLFNCFVMGTIPDDMGGIFQHLREAALTMQQGGGIGYDFSTLRPRGAPVKGVGADASGPLSFMDVWDAMCRTIMSAGHRRGAMMATLACDHPDIEAFIAAKREPGRLRMFNLSVLVSDAFMAAVKEDQPWELRFEGATWKVLPARELWDAIMRATYAYAEPGVIFIDRINRRNNLHYCETIRATNPCGEQPLPPYGACLLGSVNLAALVLDPFTDTARLDLERLATLVPTAVRMMDGVIDVSRFPLPEQEAEARAKRRIGLGITGLADALILCRVRYGSQEAVSLTEDWMRAIQRHAYLASAELAREKGAFPLFEREAFLAGETVAGLDQDVRDAIARHGIRNALLTSVAPTGTISIFADNVSSGLEPVFSFKYARQVLMPDGSRREEEVSDHAYRLFRRLEGEHKPLPDYFVDAQTLTPADHLVMQAAVQRFVDSSISKTINVPVDIAFDRFKDVYLQAYELGCKGCTTYRPNEVTGSVLSVPAARDRPEARQAELPLAPPPARPADLYEAGGVVYMTRPLDRPEALPGKTYKIRWPETDHAIYITLNDIVQDGRRRPFEVFVNSKSTEHYAWTVALTRMISAVFRRGGDVSFVVEELKAVFDPRGGTWMDGRYVPSLLAAIGEVIERHMIDIGFIAGPDAGEAGHAPRRVVGLPAERPTGAALRQCPKCGSAGLVRQEGCDSCLDCGYSKCG, from the coding sequence ATGGTGAGCGTGGCGGCGATTTCCCAGCAGATCTGGGACATGAAGTATCGGCTGAAGGGGCCGGACGGTGCCCCCGTCGACCGCACCATCGAGGAAACCTGGCAGCGCGTTGCCGGCGCCGTGGCCGCCGGCGAGACCGCCCCCGCCCTGTGGCAGGACCGCTTCTACGCGGCGCTCGAGGGCTTCCGCTTCCTGCCGGCCGGGCGGATCGTCGCCGGCGCCGGCACCGGCCGGACCGTGACCCTTTTCAACTGCTTCGTCATGGGCACCATCCCGGACGACATGGGCGGCATCTTCCAGCACCTGCGGGAGGCCGCCCTGACGATGCAGCAGGGGGGCGGCATCGGCTACGACTTCTCCACGCTGCGGCCGCGCGGGGCACCGGTGAAGGGCGTCGGCGCCGACGCGTCCGGCCCGCTCTCCTTCATGGACGTGTGGGATGCGATGTGCCGCACGATCATGAGTGCGGGTCACCGCCGCGGCGCCATGATGGCGACGCTGGCCTGCGACCACCCGGACATCGAGGCCTTCATCGCCGCCAAGCGCGAGCCGGGCCGGCTGCGCATGTTCAACCTTTCGGTCCTGGTCAGCGACGCCTTCATGGCAGCGGTGAAGGAGGACCAGCCCTGGGAGCTGCGCTTCGAGGGCGCGACCTGGAAGGTGCTGCCGGCGCGCGAACTGTGGGACGCGATCATGCGCGCGACCTACGCCTATGCCGAGCCGGGCGTCATCTTCATCGACCGCATCAACCGCCGCAACAACCTGCACTACTGCGAGACGATTCGGGCGACCAACCCGTGCGGCGAGCAGCCGCTGCCGCCCTATGGCGCCTGCCTGCTGGGTTCGGTCAACCTGGCGGCCCTCGTGCTCGACCCCTTCACCGACACGGCCCGGCTCGATCTCGAGCGGCTGGCGACGCTGGTGCCGACGGCCGTGCGCATGATGGACGGCGTCATCGACGTGTCGCGCTTCCCCCTGCCGGAGCAGGAGGCCGAGGCCCGCGCCAAGCGCCGCATCGGCCTTGGTATCACCGGGCTGGCCGATGCGCTGATCCTCTGCCGGGTGCGCTATGGCAGCCAGGAGGCAGTATCCCTGACCGAGGACTGGATGCGCGCGATCCAGCGCCACGCCTACCTGGCCTCGGCCGAGCTGGCGCGCGAGAAAGGGGCCTTCCCGCTCTTCGAGCGCGAGGCCTTCCTGGCCGGCGAGACGGTGGCCGGCCTGGACCAGGACGTGCGCGACGCCATCGCCCGCCACGGCATCCGCAATGCGCTGCTGACCTCGGTCGCACCGACCGGCACGATCTCGATCTTCGCCGACAATGTGTCGTCGGGGCTGGAGCCGGTGTTCAGCTTCAAGTACGCCCGCCAGGTGCTGATGCCGGACGGCAGCCGCCGCGAGGAGGAAGTGAGCGACCATGCCTATCGCCTGTTCCGGCGGCTGGAAGGCGAGCACAAGCCCCTGCCCGACTATTTCGTCGATGCCCAGACGCTGACGCCGGCCGACCATCTGGTGATGCAGGCTGCCGTCCAGCGCTTCGTCGACAGCTCGATCTCCAAGACCATCAACGTGCCGGTCGACATCGCCTTCGACCGCTTCAAGGACGTCTACCTGCAGGCCTACGAACTGGGCTGCAAGGGCTGCACGACCTATCGCCCCAACGAGGTGACGGGGTCGGTGCTGAGCGTGCCCGCCGCCCGCGACAGGCCCGAGGCCCGCCAGGCCGAACTGCCGCTGGCGCCCCCGCCGGCCCGGCCGGCCGACCTCTACGAGGCGGGCGGCGTCGTCTACATGACGCGCCCGCTCGACCGGCCGGAGGCGCTGCCCGGCAAGACCTACAAGATCCGCTGGCCGGAAACGGACCACGCCATCTACATCACCCTGAACGACATCGTGCAGGACGGCCGCCGCCGCCCGTTCGAGGTTTTCGTCAACTCCAAGAGCACCGAGCACTATGCCTGGACGGTGGCGCTGACGCGGATGATCAGCGCCGTCTTCCGCCGCGGCGGCGACGTGTCCTTCGTGGTCGAGGAGTTGAAGGCCGTCTTCGACCCGCGCGGCGGCACCTGGATGGACGGGCGCTACGTGCCCTCGCTGCTGGCGGCGATCGGCGAGGTGATCGAGCGCCACATGATCGACATCGGCTTCATCGCCGGCCCGGATGCCGGCGAGGCTGGCCATGCGCCGCGCCGCGTCGTCGGCCTGCCGGCGGAACGGCCGACAGGTGCGGCCCTCCGCCAATGCCCGAAATGCGGCTCGGCCGGGCTGGTCCGCCAGGAAGGCTGCGACAGCTGCCTCGACTGCGGCTATTCCAAATGCGGATGA
- a CDS encoding MFS transporter: MLRSVGPLLLGIGIVLLASGLFNSFLSLRMGIEGFPPQLIGFVVSSYFAGFLFGSLWASTIVAQVGHIRAFAAFAAILTGSFLFLALFVSPWAWMAIRVLAGFAIAGIFVVTESWLNDRADSGNRGRILSFYMIVNQLASGLGQQLLQAGDPAGPDLFLIAGALLSVALVPVALSPSAGPPPPSRNALNLLALYRISPLGVIGCFAVGLSNAAFYSLAPLFGQSLGLSVAAIAQFMTLTIFAGMVMQWPIGRLSDRRDRRHVIVGVGSGVVLSAAAIAVVGGWSLPLLLVLVAIYGGLSLTIYPLMVAHANDFTGPGQRVAASAGLLLAYGIGAVAGPIIAANLMGWLGAQALFGYIATVATLLVAFTIYRIGRRAPVPVEEREVFVPVAETTAAPRPGPGHDAADVRVAVEPAAETADGAKPQEERR; encoded by the coding sequence TTGCTGCGTTCCGTCGGGCCGCTGCTGCTGGGCATCGGCATCGTCCTGCTGGCATCCGGCCTGTTCAATTCCTTCCTGTCGCTGCGCATGGGCATCGAGGGCTTCCCGCCCCAGCTCATCGGCTTCGTCGTCTCGTCCTATTTCGCCGGGTTCCTGTTCGGCTCGCTGTGGGCCAGCACGATCGTGGCGCAGGTGGGCCATATCCGCGCCTTCGCGGCCTTTGCCGCGATCCTGACCGGATCCTTCCTCTTCCTGGCGCTCTTCGTCAGCCCATGGGCGTGGATGGCGATCCGCGTGCTGGCGGGCTTCGCCATCGCCGGCATCTTCGTCGTGACCGAGAGCTGGCTGAACGACCGCGCCGACAGCGGCAATCGCGGTCGCATCCTCTCTTTCTACATGATCGTGAACCAGCTGGCCTCGGGCCTCGGCCAGCAGTTGCTGCAGGCGGGCGACCCGGCCGGGCCGGACCTGTTCCTGATCGCGGGAGCGCTGTTGTCTGTGGCGCTGGTGCCGGTCGCCCTGTCGCCGTCCGCCGGGCCGCCACCGCCGTCGCGCAACGCCCTCAACCTTCTGGCGCTCTATCGCATCTCCCCGCTGGGTGTCATCGGCTGCTTCGCGGTCGGCCTGTCCAACGCCGCCTTCTATAGCCTGGCCCCCCTGTTCGGGCAGTCGCTCGGCCTGTCCGTCGCCGCCATTGCCCAGTTCATGACGCTGACCATCTTCGCCGGCATGGTCATGCAATGGCCCATCGGCCGCCTGTCCGACCGCCGCGACCGCCGCCACGTCATCGTCGGCGTGGGCTCGGGCGTCGTCCTGTCGGCCGCCGCCATCGCCGTGGTCGGCGGCTGGTCGCTGCCGCTGCTGCTGGTGCTGGTCGCAATCTATGGCGGGCTGTCGCTGACGATCTATCCGCTGATGGTGGCCCACGCCAACGACTTCACCGGACCCGGCCAGCGCGTGGCCGCCAGCGCCGGCCTGCTGCTAGCCTATGGCATCGGCGCCGTCGCCGGCCCGATCATCGCCGCCAACCTGATGGGCTGGCTCGGCGCCCAGGCGCTGTTCGGTTATATCGCGACCGTGGCGACCCTGCTGGTAGCCTTCACGATCTATCGCATCGGCCGGCGCGCCCCGGTGCCGGTCGAGGAGCGGGAGGTCTTCGTGCCGGTGGCCGAAACGACTGCGGCGCCACGACCCGGACCCGGTCATGACGCCGCTGACGTACGTGTGGCGGTCGAACCGGCGGCCGAGACCGCCGACGGGGCCAAGCCCCAGGAAGAAAGGCGCTAG
- a CDS encoding helix-turn-helix domain-containing protein: MPEIGTKRSSNRARIVDRHVGAMIRERRIVLGLTQQQLADMIGVTYQQAHKYERGINRVSAGRLFEISQVLGVPVSYFFEGIEEDGGRSAGGRDRMSLELARNFAQIGDQKQKEALSQLARVLANGHAVAA, translated from the coding sequence ATGCCTGAGATCGGCACCAAGCGGTCTAGCAACCGCGCCCGCATCGTCGACCGCCATGTTGGTGCGATGATCCGCGAGCGCCGGATCGTGCTCGGCCTGACGCAGCAGCAGCTTGCCGACATGATCGGCGTCACCTACCAGCAGGCGCACAAGTACGAGCGCGGCATCAACCGCGTGTCGGCCGGTCGCCTGTTCGAGATCTCCCAGGTGTTGGGGGTCCCGGTCAGCTACTTCTTCGAAGGCATCGAGGAGGATGGCGGGCGCAGCGCCGGCGGGCGTGATCGCATGAGCCTCGAGCTTGCGCGGAACTTCGCCCAGATCGGCGACCAGAAGCAGAAGGAAGCGCTGAGCCAACTGGCGCGCGTGCTGGCCAACGGCCACGCGGTGGCTGCCTAG
- a CDS encoding 2-dehydropantoate 2-reductase — protein sequence MKICIFGAGAIGGYVAAELALSGQDVTVIARGPHLAAIRERGLTLQIGGQTKVARVAATADPAEAGPQDSVIVTLKAHSLPPVAHQLTPLFGPETSVVTAMNGVPWWYFERQPGPFAGHRIVSVDPEGKLAAAIAPERVIGCVVYPACEVVEPGVVRHVEGNRFQLGEIDGQRTPRIEALSQAMNAAGLKAPIRPRIRDDIWLKLWGNAGFNPISALTHGTLEEIAGDAATRPTVRLLMVEVEAVARALGAKLAVDVDTRIQWARDVGAHKTSMLQDLERGRPMEIDALVTAVQELARLVGVATPTLDVVLGLVQQRAQTASRAAH from the coding sequence ATGAAGATCTGCATCTTCGGCGCGGGCGCCATCGGCGGCTATGTCGCGGCCGAGCTGGCGCTCAGCGGCCAGGACGTCACCGTGATCGCGCGCGGGCCGCACCTGGCCGCGATCCGCGAGCGCGGCCTGACCCTGCAGATCGGCGGCCAGACCAAGGTCGCCCGCGTGGCCGCCACCGCCGACCCGGCCGAGGCCGGCCCGCAGGACAGCGTCATCGTGACCTTGAAGGCGCATTCGCTGCCGCCCGTCGCCCATCAGTTGACCCCACTCTTCGGGCCCGAGACATCCGTCGTCACGGCCATGAACGGCGTGCCCTGGTGGTATTTCGAGCGCCAGCCGGGTCCCTTTGCCGGCCACCGCATCGTGAGCGTCGACCCCGAGGGGAAGCTAGCGGCCGCCATTGCGCCCGAGCGCGTGATCGGCTGCGTCGTCTATCCCGCCTGCGAGGTGGTGGAGCCGGGCGTCGTCCGCCATGTCGAGGGCAATCGTTTCCAGCTGGGCGAGATCGACGGCCAGCGCACGCCGCGGATCGAGGCGCTGAGCCAGGCCATGAACGCGGCCGGGCTGAAGGCGCCGATCCGGCCCCGCATCCGCGATGATATCTGGCTGAAGCTGTGGGGCAATGCCGGCTTCAACCCGATCAGCGCGCTGACCCACGGTACGCTGGAGGAGATTGCCGGCGATGCGGCGACGCGGCCGACGGTGCGCCTGCTGATGGTCGAGGTGGAGGCGGTGGCGCGTGCGCTGGGTGCGAAGCTGGCGGTCGATGTCGACACGCGCATCCAGTGGGCCCGGGATGTGGGTGCCCACAAGACCAGCATGCTGCAGGACCTCGAGCGCGGCCGGCCGATGGAAATTGATGCCCTGGTGACCGCGGTCCAGGAGCTGGCCAGACTCGTCGGCGTGGCCACGCCGACCCTGGATGTCGTGCTGGGGCTGGTCCAGCAACGCGCGCAGACGGCGAGCCGCGCCGCCCACTGA